The Desulfosporosinus acidiphilus SJ4 genome has a window encoding:
- a CDS encoding YpmA family protein, whose product MDDRPTPPISERPGKLELIATQKVGLNRELYKVIDFLNKNLKDYRLMFGLTKKDDKMIVSIYEVD is encoded by the coding sequence ATGGATGACAGACCAACACCTCCTATATCAGAACGTCCGGGAAAACTTGAGCTTATAGCTACCCAGAAAGTCGGTCTGAATCGTGAACTTTATAAAGTCATTGATTTTCTTAATAAAAACCTGAAAGATTACCGTCTGATGTTTGGGCTGACCAAAAAAGATGATAAAATGATTGTTTCGATCTATGAAGTAGATTGA
- the folE gene encoding GTP cyclohydrolase I FolE — MGMDLEKIEKAVYMILEAIGEDPEREGLLDTPKRVARMYAEVFAGLHEDPSRHLKVQFSEEHEEMVIVKDIPVYSMCEHHLVPFYGKAHVAYIPRKGKITGLSKFARVVEGYARRPQLQERLTSQIADAIMGELTPLGVLVVIEAEHMCMTMRGVKKAGSQTLTSAVRGIFKSNSITRSEAFSLIQGNRS; from the coding sequence ATGGGGATGGATTTAGAAAAGATTGAAAAGGCTGTATATATGATTTTAGAAGCTATTGGGGAGGATCCTGAGAGAGAAGGGCTTCTTGATACACCTAAACGTGTTGCCAGGATGTATGCCGAAGTATTTGCTGGGCTGCATGAAGACCCCAGCAGGCATTTAAAAGTTCAGTTTTCAGAGGAACATGAGGAAATGGTGATTGTCAAAGATATTCCAGTCTATTCGATGTGTGAGCACCATCTGGTACCTTTTTATGGAAAGGCCCATGTTGCCTATATTCCCAGAAAGGGAAAGATTACCGGTTTATCGAAATTCGCCCGTGTCGTTGAAGGATATGCACGCAGACCTCAACTTCAGGAACGACTGACTTCGCAGATAGCTGATGCCATTATGGGTGAACTTACACCGTTAGGAGTTCTGGTGGTAATTGAGGCAGAGCATATGTGTATGACCATGCGCGGTGTAAAGAAAGCGGGTTCACAAACATTGACGTCTGCAGTCCGTGGAATTTTTAAATCGAATTCGATAACCAGATCAGAAGCTTTTTCCTTAATTCAAGGTAATAGAAGTTAA
- a CDS encoding 7-carboxy-7-deazaguanine synthase QueE, with amino-acid sequence MLKIPVTELFSSIQGEGPYVGARQIFLRLPKCNLNCPYCDTETIIPEKCRMESIPGSKDFRMLKNPIELNELIELLRSYDFSLHHSISITGGEPLLWADELQLLLPLIREYNLPVYLETNGTLPKQLDKILPFVDIISMDIKLPFGEKVFWNVHEDFLRKSLSKNVFLKIVVDEKAKLQDLQNARDLIANVDPSLLTILQPVTKINGIESPKPRQILDWQRLFLEKLKNVRVIPQTHVFMGQL; translated from the coding sequence ATGCTTAAGATACCGGTCACTGAACTGTTTTCATCCATTCAAGGGGAAGGCCCTTATGTCGGTGCCCGACAAATTTTCCTGCGGCTGCCCAAGTGTAACTTAAACTGTCCTTATTGTGATACCGAGACGATCATTCCGGAAAAGTGTAGGATGGAATCAATTCCTGGCTCAAAAGATTTTCGTATGTTAAAAAATCCTATTGAACTTAATGAATTGATCGAGTTGCTTAGGTCTTATGATTTTTCTCTGCATCATTCTATAAGCATCACCGGCGGCGAACCCCTGTTATGGGCGGATGAACTGCAATTGCTATTGCCCTTAATACGTGAGTATAATCTCCCGGTCTATCTGGAAACTAATGGAACTCTCCCTAAACAACTTGACAAAATATTGCCATTTGTCGATATTATTAGTATGGATATAAAATTGCCTTTTGGGGAAAAGGTTTTTTGGAATGTTCATGAAGATTTCCTGCGCAAAAGTCTTAGCAAAAATGTATTCCTAAAAATAGTGGTTGACGAGAAAGCTAAACTTCAAGATCTTCAAAATGCTCGGGATTTAATTGCGAATGTTGATCCATCGCTGCTAACCATACTTCAACCTGTCACAAAGATCAACGGTATCGAAAGTCCCAAACCTCGCCAGATTCTAGACTGGCAGCGACTTTTTCTCGAAAAACTTAAAAATGTCCGGGTTATTCCTCAAACACACGTTTTTATGGGACAGCTTTAG
- a CDS encoding DUF366 family protein, whose amino-acid sequence MRYYIHQNPLDYDGSQLQSLFTYKNFGLMGDSICVFRGKCRVEQNEMVDMEDVAAKDWIYSEDMLHFIVEHFEMDLEKTIIRQRLLIATIKEELEALGVKSLRRTGDDIYDGDRKLSVSIATLSPVSTLIHCGLNVSNHNTPIPTIGLTDLQVHNIYEFGENVAKRYCDEISSIGLARCKVRGVV is encoded by the coding sequence TTGCGATATTATATTCACCAAAATCCTCTCGACTACGATGGGAGTCAGCTCCAATCGTTGTTTACCTACAAAAACTTTGGCCTGATGGGGGATAGTATCTGCGTATTTAGAGGAAAATGCCGGGTGGAACAAAATGAGATGGTGGACATGGAGGATGTCGCAGCAAAAGATTGGATCTACAGCGAAGACATGCTGCATTTTATCGTCGAACATTTTGAAATGGATTTAGAAAAGACAATTATCAGGCAACGATTATTGATTGCCACCATTAAAGAGGAATTAGAAGCTTTAGGTGTTAAATCACTAAGGCGAACCGGTGATGACATCTATGACGGGGACCGAAAACTATCTGTGAGTATTGCAACTCTCTCACCTGTCTCAACGCTCATTCACTGCGGCTTAAATGTTTCTAATCATAATACACCCATTCCTACAATTGGGTTGACTGATCTTCAGGTTCATAACATTTATGAATTCGGGGAGAATGTGGCCAAACGCTATTGTGATGAAATCTCATCCATAGGCCTTGCTCGCTGCAAGGTTCGAGGGGTAGTGTGA
- the queC gene encoding 7-cyano-7-deazaguanine synthase QueC, producing the protein MSGIVLLSGGLDSTVSLALFLEKATVDLALTFDYGQRAKDKELSASLEIAKYYNIPHKIVALPFLQEQTRTALVNRSHELPQIMYEQLDDLQGEALESARQVWVPNRNGLFMNIAAVFAENMGEEATIITGFNREEAATFPDNSIEFMAAMDECFKYSTQNKVKVASPTATFSKSEIVREGLRVGIPFEKLWSCYENGVQPCGHCESCLRMKRALIANNAQELANTLFTVP; encoded by the coding sequence TTGTCCGGCATTGTTCTATTATCGGGCGGCTTAGATTCTACAGTGTCCTTGGCACTATTTTTAGAAAAAGCAACTGTTGATTTAGCACTAACCTTTGATTATGGTCAAAGGGCTAAGGACAAGGAATTATCAGCCTCACTCGAGATTGCTAAATACTATAATATTCCTCATAAAATTGTTGCCTTGCCGTTTCTGCAGGAGCAAACGCGTACTGCCTTGGTCAATCGTTCTCATGAACTACCGCAAATAATGTATGAACAACTCGATGATCTTCAAGGAGAGGCTCTCGAAAGTGCCCGTCAGGTTTGGGTGCCGAATCGTAATGGCCTATTTATGAACATAGCTGCTGTATTCGCTGAAAATATGGGCGAAGAGGCGACGATAATTACCGGTTTTAACCGCGAGGAAGCGGCTACATTTCCGGATAATTCTATAGAGTTTATGGCGGCCATGGATGAATGCTTTAAATATTCTACTCAGAATAAAGTGAAGGTTGCCAGTCCCACCGCAACCTTCTCAAAATCAGAAATAGTCCGGGAAGGGTTAAGAGTCGGCATACCCTTTGAGAAACTATGGAGTTGTTATGAAAACGGAGTGCAGCCTTGCGGACACTGTGAGAGCTGCTTAAGAATGAAACGAGCGCTCATAGCCAATAATGCCCAAGAATTAGCAAATACGCTGTTTACGGTTCCTTAA
- the queD gene encoding 6-carboxytetrahydropterin synthase QueD translates to MFQVCVQAHFDAAHFIRNYKGKCSNLHGHRWNVVVCIEGSKLDHLGMLVDFSEVKQVIKKTLDLLDHSLLNDLPIFGPEGINPTAELIAHFLFKEFKRSLVLEEKRLAWVKVFEAPDAWAVYKED, encoded by the coding sequence ATGTTTCAGGTATGTGTTCAGGCGCATTTCGATGCTGCCCATTTTATTCGCAATTATAAAGGAAAGTGTTCTAACCTGCATGGACATCGTTGGAATGTTGTAGTGTGTATCGAAGGCAGTAAACTAGATCACTTAGGGATGCTGGTAGATTTCAGCGAAGTTAAACAGGTCATTAAGAAAACCTTGGATTTGTTAGATCATAGCCTGCTCAATGATTTGCCGATTTTTGGACCTGAAGGAATCAATCCTACGGCTGAGCTTATAGCCCACTTTTTATTTAAAGAATTCAAGAGAAGTCTCGTTTTAGAGGAAAAACGCTTAGCCTGGGTAAAAGTATTTGAAGCCCCAGATGCTTGGGCAGTTTATAAGGAGGATTGA